AAAAGCCAAAATCCTCGGTCTCCGGAAGAGCGCTGCATTTGTCGAGTCTGAAAAAAGCGGTCGCATCATGAATGGATCCCGTAAAGGAGAGAGTTACCGTTTTAAACCCGGCAACATTCCGGCCAACAAGGGACTGCGACGCCCAGGATACAAGCCAGGAAGAATGGGGGAGACGCAGTTCAAGAAAGGACATCGCTCCCATACATGGGTTCCTCTCGGATCGGAGAAGCTCCAGGACGGATACCTCCTGCGGAAGGTCTCCGACACCGGATACCCGCCCCGCGACTGGAGACCCGTCCACCGAATCATCTGGGAAGAGGCCAACGGGCCCATCCCACAAGGAAGCATCCTGTGTTTCAAGGACGGAGACAAGACCCATATCGATCTCGCGAATCTGGAGCTTGTCACCAGGAGTGAGCTGGCCAGAAGAAACAGGATGTGGACGAACTATCCGCGCGAGTTGTGCGAGACCATCCACCTTGCCGGAGTGCTCAAACGAAAGATCAGGAGGAGAAATCGTGAAGAACAAGATTGAGGACCTGAGAAACCACCTGTTCGCGGCTCTTGAGGGTCTGGCCGACGAGGAGAAGCCCATGGACATCGAGAGGGCCCGGGCCATCTCAGAGGTGGCGCAGACCATCATCAATTCGGCCAAGGTGGAAGTCGATTTCATAAAGGAAGTCGGGCGCGGCTCGTCGAAATTTCTTGAGGTCGAGGCGGACGCGGCTCCGGAGACGAGAAGGAGGCTGACATGAAACCCGACAAATACGGCACGCCACATGAGCAGGCTCTCCACCGGATCGGCTGGACGGCGAAGGCGCAGAAGCAGTGCGAGACGTGCAAGCACTATGAATTGAGATTCGACAGGTCATCAAAAGGGAGCCCGTATTGCTGGCTGATTCGATACCGAACGCAAATGAAGAGCGGTTGTACCAGCTGGGAGGAGAAAGAGAGATGAATACGGATCCTTGTTCGGAAGTCTTTCTCTGTCAGGAATGCGGGTATCCGACAGAGAGAGACATGCCCGTATGTCAGACGTGTCTCTGGGATACCCGTAAAACCGAGCCGACCCATTTGACGTGGAGCGTTCTCCTGGTGTGGGTGCTGGCGTTCGGCGTCGGACTTTCCATCGTCATGGAGCTGATATGGACGGCAAAAATGAACTGGCTCACGAGACTCCGATGATCTGTCCACTCTGCGGGAGTCCGCCGAAACCTCTGGCGATGTTGGGAAAGGATGACATCCTGACATGCTACATGAATGGACATACGCTCGAATCAAGACCTGTTCCCTCTTTGGAGGTCCCCCTTGTTCCCGTGAAAAAGAAACGGCGCCAGACTCAAACTCAAAATGAAGAGATCCTTCAGCAAAAGAAGAAAGTCGGGAAGGAGCTTCGGGACAAGCGTGTTTCGCTAAACCTGAGAGCATGGTCATTTGCATACCACATGGAATGGTCGGATGCCAAAGTATATGGCATGGAAAACGGATTCGGATACTTCGGAGACTTTGAACTGGCTATGAAGGAATTGAAAAAACTGGAAAAGAATCCCGAACGATTGGCCTTTCTGAAGAGGCTGAAAAGGGAAAAGTTATGGTAGATCTCAAACGGGATAAGGAGGGTAAATGACAACCCTCACACTGGACGAGGCGGCGGCTTTTCTCCATGTCACATCCGACTGGCTGCGGAAGGAGGCGAAGGCGGGACGCATCCCCGGGAGAAAGGTGGGAAGGCTGTGGAGGTTTCTGGAGGAGGATCTTGTCGTCTGGATGCGCTCGGGATATTCTGAACTCCGGCACACCCGGACATCCCTTGTGGAGGTGTCATGGGACTATTCAAAAGAGGATCCGTCTGGTTTATCGACTTCACGACACCCAGCGGCCAAAGAATTAAGAAGTCGGCTCGGACAACCGACCGGAAAGAAGCGCAGGAACTCCACGACCGCCTGAAAGCGGAGGCGTGGAGGCGCGATCAGTTTGACGAAAGACCCGAAAGGACATGGGAGGAAGCCGCTCTCGCATGGCTCGACGACCGGGAGCGATCCGACAACGGGACGCTCTCCGGGATACTCCGATGGCTCACCGATCGGCTCGAAGGAAAAAAGCTCTCGGCGATCAACGCTTCACTCATCGGAGAGATCACGGCGCAAAAGCGGAAGGAGGGGGTGACCCCCGCCACCGTCAACAAGTACCTCATGGTCCTACGGGCTGTCCTCCGGCACGCCCACTCCCTGGGGTGGATCCCTTCTTCTCCCAGGATCCGGATTTTGAAGACAGAAACCAAGCGAGTGCGCTACCTGACGAAAGACGAGGCCACCAGACTCATCGCCGTTCTTCCGGATCACAAGGCGGACATCGTCCGATTCTCCCTTGCGACCGGGCTCCGGATGAGAAACGTCCTGGGGCTCACCTGGTCACAGGTGGACATGGGGCGTCGGGTGGCGTGGATTCATCCCGACCAGGCGAAGGCGCGGAGGGCGATCTCGGTCCCGCTGTCGGATGAAGCGGTCGACGTGATCCGGAAACAGCTCGGGAAATGCGACACGCATGTCTTCAGTTTTAACGGACAGCCGATTCAGCGGGTGAACAACCGGGGATGGCAGAAGGCGTTAAAGAAGGCGGGGATCAAGGATTTTCGCTGGCACGATCTCCGGCACACGTGGGCGAGCTGGCACATCCAGAACGGCACGCCTCTTTCTGTATTGCAGGAGTTGGGAGGATGGGAGTCGGTGAGCATGGTGAAACGCTATGCCCACCTCTCCGGAGAACATCTCCAAAAATATGCCGGGAATGGGGGTCGCGTCCCAAATACGTCCCAGCAGACGTTGGAGGTTGTAAAAACGTGGTGAGCCGCCTGGGCTTCGATCCCAGCACACTCGCCTTAAAAGGGCGATGCTCTACCGAATGAGCTAGCGGCTCGACAGGTATTGTCGGAAAAAAGGGGGCGGGTTGTCAAACCTCGGACGGCGAGGATGCCAGAGCCTTTAAAAGAGCCAGAGTGACGGAGAGGACCACGGGGCCGATAAAAAGACCGATCAGTCCGAAGGCCTCGAGTCCCCCCATGACGCCCAGAAGAATGGCCAGGAACGGAATGTCCGACGAGCGACCGATGAACATCGGTTTGATGAAGTGTTCGATGATGCCGCCGCCCAGAAGGTTCCAGAGGCCGAAGATGAGGGCGGCGATCCAGTGATGCATGACCGCCAGGTACAACAGCGAGGGAACCCAGACGACCACGGCCCCGATGGGGAACAGGGCGGCCAGAAAGGCGATGGTCGTCAGCAGGAGGACATTGGGGAGGCCTGCCGCCCAGAAACCGATGGCCGAAAGAATGGCCTGAAAGAGTGCGGTAAAAAAAACGCCGTAAAGAACTCCGCGCGTGGTGGCCGGGATCACTTTCAGGGGGATCTCCATCCGGTTTCCCGCCCACTGGGTGAAAAGGCGGGACAAGGTGGCCCAGATTGTCTCTCCATGCAGGGTGAAGGCAAAAAAGGCCAGAAGAAAGATGAAGAATTTGAGAAACCATTTTCCGAGATTGGTGGCCAGCGAGAGGACCTGGTCCCCGAACGCCAGAATATGGGTCTGGAGTTTCGCCGTTGCCACATCCAGACCGATCGGATGGGTCTTGAGTCCCGTCAGAAGAGTATCGATACGGGATCCCACCAGAGGAAGGCGGGCGATCCAGTCGGGAACCTTTGAGTGCGGGTCTTCCAGAAACGTCCGGATCCCGTTGACGGCGAGAATCAGCTCGTGGGAGAGCGGAACCCCCAAAGACAGGAGAGGGGCGAGAACGAATCCCAGAAAAAGAAAGGTCGTCAAAAGAGCCGTCCAGGCAGGCCGGCCGATTTTCCGGAGCAGAAAGGCGTGAATGGGGGTCACCGCAAAGGACAGGATCGCCGCCCACAGAAGGGCTGA
The sequence above is drawn from the Leptospirillum ferriphilum ML-04 genome and encodes:
- a CDS encoding HNH endonuclease signature motif containing protein, whose protein sequence is MKEVRKRWTNAEIESLKRLYPDHRTEDLVEILGHSKTAIFGKAKILGLRKSAAFVESEKSGRIMNGSRKGESYRFKPGNIPANKGLRRPGYKPGRMGETQFKKGHRSHTWVPLGSEKLQDGYLLRKVSDTGYPPRDWRPVHRIIWEEANGPIPQGSILCFKDGDKTHIDLANLELVTRSELARRNRMWTNYPRELCETIHLAGVLKRKIRRRNREEQD
- a CDS encoding helix-turn-helix domain-containing protein translates to MTTLTLDEAAAFLHVTSDWLRKEAKAGRIPGRKVGRLWRFLEEDLVVWMRSGYSELRHTRTSLVEVSWDYSKEDPSGLSTSRHPAAKELRSRLGQPTGKKRRNSTTA
- a CDS encoding tyrosine-type recombinase/integrase, whose amino-acid sequence is MDFTTPSGQRIKKSARTTDRKEAQELHDRLKAEAWRRDQFDERPERTWEEAALAWLDDRERSDNGTLSGILRWLTDRLEGKKLSAINASLIGEITAQKRKEGVTPATVNKYLMVLRAVLRHAHSLGWIPSSPRIRILKTETKRVRYLTKDEATRLIAVLPDHKADIVRFSLATGLRMRNVLGLTWSQVDMGRRVAWIHPDQAKARRAISVPLSDEAVDVIRKQLGKCDTHVFSFNGQPIQRVNNRGWQKALKKAGIKDFRWHDLRHTWASWHIQNGTPLSVLQELGGWESVSMVKRYAHLSGEHLQKYAGNGGRVPNTSQQTLEVVKTW
- a CDS encoding AI-2E family transporter; this translates as MMTAENMPPDPHGVHNAGRPFIAMALFLCLFGLLYLIIAPYLSALLWAAILSFAVTPIHAFLLRKIGRPAWTALLTTFLFLGFVLAPLLSLGVPLSHELILAVNGIRTFLEDPHSKVPDWIARLPLVGSRIDTLLTGLKTHPIGLDVATAKLQTHILAFGDQVLSLATNLGKWFLKFFIFLLAFFAFTLHGETIWATLSRLFTQWAGNRMEIPLKVIPATTRGVLYGVFFTALFQAILSAIGFWAAGLPNVLLLTTIAFLAALFPIGAVVVWVPSLLYLAVMHHWIAALIFGLWNLLGGGIIEHFIKPMFIGRSSDIPFLAILLGVMGGLEAFGLIGLFIGPVVLSVTLALLKALASSPSEV